One segment of Solanum stenotomum isolate F172 chromosome 1, ASM1918654v1, whole genome shotgun sequence DNA contains the following:
- the LOC125844088 gene encoding uncharacterized protein LOC125844088, with translation MSSYPCTKCPISIKNSTTQFPQPRTPTSTKQKISYPKSLISQISLSGSSSQSHQKIRTNSVNSEDNFPTMSEIMEASRYQNLDLQLKTLGPFFRITAKSLKTQRDLGKAEGLIRVWFQGKILHLDSIRLQRETLGMEKSIFGIGLFIGAVAIRHGYDSGCTKAELLAIYDTELYHTKLVKFYTRIGFKTVHQVSGESFGDVGHMLVWGGVGTRMDANIEDLLVKWCTRFKPKS, from the exons ATGAGTTCATATCCTTGCACAAAATGCCCAATTTCTATCAAAAACTCCACAACTCAATTCCCTCAACCAAGAACACCAACATCTACAAAACAGAAAATTTCTTATCCTAAATCCCTCATCTCTCAAATTTCACTCTCCGGTAGTTCATCTCAGAGTCAccaaaaaataagaacaaacaGTGTAAATTCTGAGGATAACTTTCCGACCATGTCAGAAATCATGGAAGCATCGAGATACCAAAATCTTGATCTTCAGCTGAAAACATTAGGACCCTTTTTCAGAATCACAGCAAAGAGCTTAAAAACCCAAAGAGACCTTGGAAAAGCTGAGGGTTTGATAAGGGTTTGGTTTCAAGGTAAAATTCTACATTTAGACTCAATCAGACTTCAGAGAGAAACTTTGGGGATGGAAAAATCAATATTTGGGATTGGATTGTTTATTGGAGCAGTCGCAATTAGGCATGGTTATGACTCTGGTTGTACAAAAGCTGAATTGCTCGCCATTTATGATACTGAGCTTTACCACACAAAG CTTGTGAAATTCTACACAAGGATTGGCTTCAAGACAGTTCACCAAGTTAGTGGTGAATCATTTGGAGATGTTGGTCACATGTTAGTCTGGGGAGGCGTAGGCACTCGAATGGATGCAAACATTGAAGATCTTCTTGTAAAATGGTGCACCAGATTTAAACCAA